A single Henriciella sp. AS95 DNA region contains:
- the guaD gene encoding guanine deaminase: MTTAGGIDTGMTDKVLRGRVLTFVRRPRAFDDDGSYEFWDDGAVAISSGKIVWRGGFGDLPNDYAGMDVVDHRPGLILPGFIDAHAHYVQMRVIASYGTQLLDWLERHTFPEEARFEDAAYAEQVASHYLDELIRQGVTTAVVYGSSHKASMDAFFSEAHARGMCMIAGKTLMDRGAPAVLLDTARSGYDDSKALINAWHGKGRLHYAITPRFAITCSAQQLELAGTLLKEEEGVYLQTHLSENHDEIEETLRLYPSARDYLDVYETAGLLGERSLFGHCLHLTDRERDAMRASQSVAVFCPTSNTFLGSGLFDYDGLRDAGIPVALASDVGGGTSYSMLATAAEAYKVCQMRGYSLNPLESFYQMTRGNADALSMADQIGSIEPQCAADLIVLDSLATPAMTVRMETAESLQDELFVLQTLGDDRSITATYVAGRQLK, encoded by the coding sequence ATGACCACGGCTGGAGGCATCGACACTGGTATGACCGACAAGGTGCTGCGCGGGCGGGTCCTGACGTTTGTCCGGCGTCCGCGCGCGTTCGATGACGACGGTAGCTACGAGTTCTGGGATGATGGCGCGGTTGCGATTTCCAGTGGCAAGATCGTCTGGCGCGGCGGGTTCGGCGATCTGCCGAATGACTATGCCGGGATGGATGTCGTCGACCATCGGCCGGGGCTGATCTTGCCCGGCTTCATCGATGCGCACGCTCACTACGTGCAGATGCGGGTCATCGCGAGCTATGGTACCCAACTTCTCGACTGGCTTGAACGCCATACATTTCCGGAAGAGGCGCGTTTTGAAGATGCCGCCTATGCCGAGCAGGTCGCTAGCCATTATCTGGATGAGTTGATCCGGCAGGGTGTCACAACGGCGGTCGTTTACGGGTCGTCTCACAAGGCGTCCATGGATGCCTTCTTCAGCGAGGCGCATGCGCGCGGCATGTGTATGATCGCGGGCAAGACGCTGATGGACCGCGGCGCTCCGGCCGTGCTGCTTGATACGGCCCGATCGGGCTACGACGACAGTAAGGCGCTCATCAATGCCTGGCATGGCAAGGGGCGGCTACACTACGCGATCACGCCGCGCTTCGCGATCACATGCAGCGCTCAACAACTCGAACTTGCCGGCACGCTTCTCAAGGAAGAAGAGGGGGTCTACCTGCAGACCCATCTGTCCGAAAATCATGACGAGATCGAAGAGACTTTACGGCTCTATCCGTCGGCGCGCGATTATCTCGACGTCTATGAAACTGCCGGTCTGCTCGGTGAGCGCTCTCTCTTTGGTCACTGCCTGCACCTTACGGACCGGGAGCGTGATGCCATGCGGGCCAGCCAGTCGGTGGCCGTTTTCTGTCCAACCTCGAACACCTTCCTCGGAAGTGGCCTGTTCGACTATGACGGGCTGAGGGATGCGGGCATCCCGGTGGCGCTTGCCAGCGACGTTGGCGGGGGGACCAGCTACTCGATGTTGGCTACGGCCGCCGAGGCCTACAAGGTTTGTCAGATGCGGGGATACAGCCTGAATCCGCTTGAGAGCTTTTACCAGATGACGCGCGGAAACGCCGACGCCCTCTCGATGGCGGATCAGATCGGGTCAATCGAGCCGCAATGCGCCGCCGATCTCATTGTCCTCGACAGTCTCGCCACGCCAGCCATGACGGTGCGCATGGAAACGGCTGAGAGCCTCCAGGACGAGTTGTTCGTGTTGCAGACGCTCGGTGATGACCGCAGCATCACGGCCACTTACGTCGCCGGTCGCCAGCTGAAGTAG
- a CDS encoding phytanoyl-CoA dioxygenase family protein, translating to MVGTVSLNTDIGVFHVDQLEELDAFFREHGFAILRGLYSKDGLEALTAECVAAQNKVIEGDLAARYGNSVLLDDAVNGEVRFTNYVQYITEVSPATRASVLHPAIEELMEKWVPDGHLREHSRFGVVYQDARGGRNSGYRRIGWHSDWQSGPHRDCWPSVAFTINIDATSPENGFLRVVPGSHKWATPAPYKNANNVPVPDGSAPTGGYTDEPPPFDMPLAFEKAPGEIGIYCEAGDVLFHDAYLWHSAAVATNDRAIRRHVRGGWMSGEPDVQPEDFIEDFVKNAAR from the coding sequence ATGGTTGGAACGGTCAGTCTGAATACGGATATCGGCGTTTTTCACGTCGATCAGCTGGAAGAGCTGGATGCATTCTTTCGTGAGCACGGATTCGCGATCCTTCGCGGGCTCTATAGCAAGGATGGTCTCGAGGCGCTGACGGCTGAATGCGTCGCGGCACAGAACAAGGTAATCGAGGGCGATCTGGCCGCCCGCTATGGCAATTCGGTTCTGCTGGATGATGCCGTGAATGGCGAGGTTCGCTTCACGAATTACGTCCAATACATCACCGAAGTGTCTCCGGCGACGCGTGCATCCGTGCTTCATCCGGCCATCGAGGAACTCATGGAGAAGTGGGTTCCGGATGGTCACCTCAGGGAGCATTCCCGGTTCGGCGTTGTCTATCAGGATGCACGGGGCGGACGGAACTCCGGCTATCGGCGCATCGGCTGGCATTCTGACTGGCAGAGCGGTCCGCATCGCGATTGCTGGCCATCGGTGGCCTTCACCATCAACATCGATGCAACCAGCCCCGAAAACGGGTTTCTTCGGGTTGTGCCGGGCTCCCACAAATGGGCGACGCCTGCGCCCTACAAAAACGCGAACAACGTACCCGTTCCGGATGGCTCAGCGCCCACAGGTGGCTACACTGACGAGCCGCCACCGTTCGACATGCCGCTGGCCTTCGAGAAGGCGCCAGGAGAGATTGGCATCTATTGCGAGGCTGGCGATGTGCTGTTTCACGACGCCTATCTCTGGCATTCGGCGGCCGTCGCGACCAATGACCGGGCGATCCGTCGTCATGTGCGCGGCGGATGGATGTCGGGCGAACCAGACGTCCAGCCAGAAGACTTCATAGAAGACTTCGTGAAAAACGCAGCGCGATAG
- a CDS encoding TIGR00730 family Rossman fold protein: MRICVFCGSNTGKGEAYMKAGYEFGALIAGKGFGVVYGGARDGLMGAVANGALEAGGEVIGVLPRQLFDLEQAHETLTDLRIVDSMHERKQIMHDLSSSFVSLPGGIGTMEEMFEVWTWTQLGVHRKPLALYNVNGFYDALETFLDHMVEEGFVKAVHRGMTLVGNDPVKLLDELTTFEPPLVKKWLKPEER; the protein is encoded by the coding sequence TTGAGAATATGCGTTTTTTGCGGATCGAACACCGGTAAGGGCGAAGCCTATATGAAGGCCGGTTACGAGTTTGGTGCCCTCATCGCCGGTAAGGGCTTTGGCGTTGTTTATGGCGGCGCCCGGGACGGACTGATGGGTGCTGTTGCCAACGGCGCCCTGGAGGCTGGCGGCGAGGTCATTGGTGTCCTGCCACGTCAGCTCTTCGATCTCGAGCAGGCGCACGAAACACTGACCGATCTACGCATCGTCGATTCCATGCATGAGCGAAAGCAGATCATGCACGATCTCTCCTCCTCCTTTGTCAGCCTCCCCGGCGGGATTGGCACAATGGAGGAAATGTTCGAGGTCTGGACGTGGACGCAGCTCGGCGTGCACCGCAAACCGCTGGCGCTCTATAATGTGAACGGGTTTTACGATGCGCTCGAAACCTTCCTGGACCATATGGTCGAAGAAGGCTTCGTGAAAGCGGTTCATCGCGGCATGACGCTCGTCGGCAATGACCCGGTCAAACTGCTTGATGAACTCACGACGTTCGAACCACCGCTGGTCAAGAAGTGGCTGAAGCCCGAAGAGCGATAA
- a CDS encoding purine nucleoside permease, translating into MTIFSAGKTLIGAATLAALVSGCAKVPPPAEAETETPVSVLDCVPGDYCPVSLPVKVVVVTMFEIGEDEGDIPAEFQLWKERRPLDMQIPFPQSYHDLFYDEENQVLAMVTGIGTARAATATMALGLDSRFDLSKAYWLVAGIAGVDPEDASIGSAVWSAYLVDGDLSHEIDAREKPEDWPTGYFPRYTTKPYDPDKPEPTGEMYKINEGLRDWAYELTKDLDLPDLDGLAEARAEYVNYEMAQKPPFVLKGEHLAAMTFWHGKILNDWANDWVDYWTDGQGEFVTSAMEETGTYLAIDYLDRIEKVDKDRFMVLRAGSNYTMQPEGKTAAENLLDENKGFAGMLASLESLYLVGGFVVDEITENWDEYEDTVPGVE; encoded by the coding sequence ATGACGATATTTTCAGCAGGCAAGACGCTCATCGGCGCGGCGACATTGGCAGCGCTCGTTTCTGGCTGCGCCAAAGTGCCCCCGCCCGCCGAGGCCGAAACCGAAACGCCGGTCTCTGTCCTGGACTGTGTGCCGGGCGATTATTGCCCCGTGTCGCTGCCCGTTAAAGTCGTCGTGGTGACCATGTTCGAGATTGGCGAAGACGAAGGTGACATACCGGCCGAATTCCAGCTCTGGAAAGAACGTCGTCCACTCGACATGCAGATCCCGTTTCCGCAGTCCTATCATGATCTTTTCTATGACGAGGAAAATCAGGTTCTCGCCATGGTGACGGGCATCGGTACGGCGCGCGCCGCCACCGCGACCATGGCACTCGGGCTGGATAGCCGGTTCGACCTTTCAAAGGCGTACTGGCTGGTCGCGGGCATCGCTGGCGTCGATCCGGAAGATGCGTCGATTGGCTCTGCCGTCTGGTCTGCCTATCTGGTCGATGGCGACCTCTCCCATGAAATCGACGCGCGAGAGAAACCGGAGGACTGGCCGACCGGTTATTTCCCTCGCTACACGACGAAACCATATGATCCAGACAAGCCGGAGCCGACGGGTGAGATGTACAAGATCAATGAAGGCCTGCGCGACTGGGCGTATGAGCTGACCAAGGATCTGGACCTGCCGGACCTTGATGGCCTCGCCGAGGCACGGGCCGAATATGTGAATTATGAAATGGCGCAAAAACCACCCTTCGTCCTGAAAGGCGAACATCTCGCCGCCATGACGTTCTGGCACGGCAAGATCCTCAATGACTGGGCCAATGACTGGGTCGACTACTGGACCGATGGCCAGGGCGAATTCGTCACCTCGGCCATGGAAGAGACCGGCACCTATCTCGCCATCGATTATCTCGATCGGATTGAGAAGGTCGACAAGGACCGCTTCATGGTGCTGCGGGCTGGCAGCAACTATACGATGCAGCCTGAAGGCAAGACAGCCGCTGAAAACCTTCTCGACGAAAACAAGGGCTTTGCCGGCATGCTGGCATCATTGGAAAGTCTTTACCTGGTTGGCGGTTTTGTCGTGGACGAGATCACCGAGAATTGGGACGAGTACGAAGACACTGTTCCGGGCGTCGAATAA
- a CDS encoding 8-oxoguanine deaminase → MTTTLICNADVVAVMDDAGTEIEMGAILIENGVVRQVGPQAELSEWHTEADEIVRADGCVVTPGLVNTHHHLFQTLTRAVPAGQDALLFDWLKTLYPIWSRYRLDEIFHSAQLGLAELALSGCTMSTDHLYFHPHPDSLEHSIQAAQSIGIRFHPTRGSMSIGESQGGLPPDSMVENEADILKDCIDAIDRFHDPSDGAMLRVALAPCSPFSVSQDLMRDTALLARDKGVMMHTHLAENDQDIAYSLEKFGCRPGEYAERLGWVGPDVWHAHCVKLDADEIELFARTGTGVAHCPCSNCRLGSGIAPVRQMLSAGVPIGLGVDGSASNDAGHLLLEARQAMLLQRVANGADAMSARAALHLATRGGAEMLGRSDCGTLEAGKRADLTVWDTTGLQTAGAWDPIAALVLCAPVSARHVYVDGKAIVVDGHLNGDDDVNDIRNHAEASLKWLMG, encoded by the coding sequence GTGACGACGACGCTGATCTGCAATGCAGACGTCGTGGCGGTTATGGACGATGCCGGCACGGAAATCGAAATGGGCGCGATCCTGATCGAAAACGGCGTTGTCCGGCAAGTTGGCCCACAAGCTGAACTCTCTGAGTGGCACACAGAGGCCGACGAGATCGTACGGGCGGACGGGTGTGTTGTCACGCCCGGCCTCGTCAACACACACCACCATCTCTTCCAGACACTCACCCGCGCTGTCCCGGCCGGTCAGGACGCGCTGCTGTTTGATTGGCTCAAGACGCTGTATCCGATCTGGTCTCGCTACCGGCTGGACGAGATCTTCCATTCAGCGCAGCTGGGGCTCGCTGAACTGGCCCTCTCCGGCTGCACGATGAGCACCGATCACCTCTATTTCCACCCACATCCAGACAGTCTTGAGCACTCGATCCAGGCGGCCCAGTCAATCGGCATTCGCTTCCACCCGACGCGCGGTTCGATGAGCATCGGCGAGAGCCAGGGCGGTCTGCCGCCGGACTCAATGGTCGAGAACGAAGCGGATATCCTCAAAGATTGTATCGACGCCATCGACAGGTTTCATGACCCATCCGACGGAGCGATGCTTCGCGTCGCGCTGGCACCCTGCTCTCCTTTTTCTGTGAGCCAAGACCTGATGCGTGACACGGCCCTTCTTGCCCGCGACAAGGGCGTCATGATGCACACGCATCTGGCTGAAAATGATCAGGATATCGCCTACAGCCTCGAAAAATTCGGCTGCCGACCGGGCGAATATGCCGAGCGTTTGGGATGGGTCGGGCCCGATGTCTGGCATGCGCATTGTGTGAAACTCGATGCGGACGAGATTGAACTCTTCGCTCGCACCGGGACAGGTGTCGCGCATTGCCCTTGCTCCAATTGCCGGCTCGGTTCCGGGATTGCGCCGGTCCGGCAGATGCTTTCGGCAGGCGTCCCAATCGGGCTGGGGGTTGATGGGTCTGCCTCGAATGATGCTGGCCATCTCCTGCTGGAAGCGCGGCAGGCCATGTTGCTGCAAAGGGTCGCCAACGGCGCAGATGCCATGAGCGCACGAGCTGCCTTGCATCTCGCCACGCGAGGCGGCGCCGAGATGCTGGGCCGCTCCGATTGCGGGACCCTTGAAGCGGGCAAGCGGGCCGATCTCACCGTCTGGGACACGACGGGGCTGCAAACAGCAGGGGCATGGGACCCGATTGCCGCGCTCGTGCTCTGCGCGCCCGTGTCCGCCCGTCATGTCTATGTCGACGGCAAAGCGATCGTGGTGGACGGACACCTGAATGGCGACGATGACGTCAATGATATCCGCAATCACGCCGAAGCTTCTCTGAAGTGGCTCATGGGCTAA
- a CDS encoding 5'-methylthioadenosine/S-adenosylhomocysteine nucleosidase yields the protein MKSFLSTLPNWPARFVGLAALVCLTGCQSKPVVMEVDANPAPSGGETPRIAIATAYAPEFAALIPELKNAAEYKINGVSYWTGEMQGEDVILFETGVSLVNATMTTERLLRRFDVSAIIVSGVAGGLDPSLSIGDVTVPARWAQYNESVYMRETAPGEYKPHAGVEPEMPAFDFIGTRGVRISRPGDSDPERKIWFDATPDLLALADTVASSAKLKQCDDHGLCLPEAPEVVVGGNGVTGSIFMDNARFRDYLHTTFDAQVAEMETAAIAMVAYSNDVPFIAFRSLSDLAGGGQAEENEITAFQHLAAENSAAVVLAFLDAYGSAQGARPQAFTQKDYCEINFSAASKAAGLSLGEPKAAQLMGMLSDDTAHKAFLATQIQRAEDIAQLVAPSSKALSDPVVLEVWGGWKGRTSPSLAMRLASDEPDDLDTAAAIASAFGYVFMQEGVIAHCPVYDDQSADLSAFHLIEHGQYDLLSVDSLESVFGMMLGQADGNFDLGYTYYPVEDRFYTLGNTDGGAFEAEAMSDLLDTLDRMSSGHNDLSLSETGRKVAWLGNDWAAMPDGHGYLANPAVAEHKLALDSLRAEFLADLSDLAATAQ from the coding sequence ATGAAATCTTTTTTATCGACACTGCCAAATTGGCCGGCACGATTTGTCGGATTGGCCGCGCTGGTTTGTCTGACCGGGTGTCAGAGCAAACCGGTCGTCATGGAGGTGGACGCCAATCCAGCGCCGAGCGGCGGCGAGACACCCCGGATCGCCATCGCCACGGCCTACGCACCTGAATTTGCAGCCCTGATTCCGGAACTGAAAAACGCCGCTGAGTACAAGATCAACGGTGTCTCCTACTGGACTGGCGAGATGCAGGGCGAGGACGTCATCCTGTTCGAAACAGGCGTCAGCTTGGTCAATGCCACGATGACCACCGAACGGCTCCTGCGACGCTTCGATGTCAGCGCCATCATCGTCAGCGGCGTTGCCGGCGGTCTCGATCCATCGCTCAGCATTGGTGACGTCACCGTCCCGGCAAGATGGGCCCAGTATAATGAGTCCGTCTATATGCGAGAGACGGCACCTGGCGAATACAAGCCGCATGCGGGCGTCGAGCCGGAAATGCCAGCATTCGACTTCATCGGCACGCGCGGGGTTCGTATTTCCCGCCCCGGCGATAGCGATCCAGAGCGCAAGATCTGGTTTGACGCCACGCCGGACCTTCTGGCGCTTGCAGACACGGTCGCCAGCAGCGCGAAGCTCAAACAATGCGACGATCACGGATTGTGCCTGCCTGAAGCCCCCGAAGTTGTCGTCGGCGGAAATGGTGTCACCGGATCCATTTTCATGGATAATGCGCGGTTCCGCGATTATCTCCACACGACGTTCGACGCGCAGGTCGCGGAAATGGAAACTGCCGCAATCGCGATGGTGGCCTACTCGAACGATGTGCCCTTCATAGCCTTCCGCAGCCTGTCGGATCTGGCGGGCGGCGGACAAGCTGAAGAGAATGAAATAACGGCGTTCCAGCATCTGGCGGCCGAAAACTCCGCCGCAGTGGTTCTGGCATTTCTGGACGCCTATGGAAGCGCTCAGGGCGCTCGGCCACAGGCCTTCACCCAGAAAGACTATTGCGAGATCAATTTCTCTGCTGCCTCGAAAGCCGCTGGCCTGTCATTGGGAGAGCCGAAGGCGGCGCAATTGATGGGCATGCTTTCAGACGATACGGCCCACAAGGCTTTTCTGGCGACACAAATCCAGAGGGCAGAAGACATCGCGCAACTTGTGGCCCCTTCCTCCAAAGCGCTCTCCGATCCCGTGGTCCTGGAGGTCTGGGGCGGATGGAAAGGCCGAACGTCGCCGTCGCTCGCCATGCGCCTCGCATCAGATGAGCCTGATGACCTCGACACCGCTGCGGCTATCGCCAGCGCCTTCGGATATGTCTTTATGCAGGAAGGGGTTATCGCCCACTGCCCCGTATATGACGATCAGTCTGCAGATCTTTCTGCGTTTCATCTGATCGAGCACGGCCAATACGACTTGCTATCCGTCGACAGCCTTGAATCCGTATTCGGTATGATGCTGGGTCAGGCGGACGGCAACTTTGATCTTGGTTACACCTATTATCCGGTCGAGGACCGTTTTTACACGCTGGGCAACACCGATGGCGGCGCGTTTGAGGCTGAAGCCATGAGTGATCTGCTCGATACACTCGACCGGATGAGCAGCGGACATAACGATCTCAGCTTAAGCGAAACGGGCCGAAAAGTCGCCTGGCTGGGCAATGACTGGGCAGCGATGCCGGACGGCCACGGCTACCTTGCAAACCCGGCTGTGGCGGAGCACAAGCTCGCGCTGGACAGCCTGCGGGCGGAATTTCTGGCCGATCTCAGCGACCTCGCGGCGACGGCCCAATAA
- a CDS encoding TonB-dependent receptor plug domain-containing protein — protein MLSAAGLAMLAAMPNTALAQEEEAEARQETVIVTGSLRALPVEDVGSVFGFDKTLTEIPRSASTISSDQIERFGITDIYGLVAQSPGTFTNSFFGVGGALDIRGQAGETYFRGVRRLDNPGNYATPIAAADRIDIVRGPASPIYGPSKSGGYMNFVPKSARIEGGKYMAAPEGEITYTGGSWDKSVLSGTITGPGNLFGQAFGYNLYAEIEDSGSYYNNISTQQTILQAAFDTNITEKLRAEFGVMYHDFEGAQNGGWNRLSQDLVDNGTYVTGTAQPLDTDGDGQLSQAEFDAVGVFNPFGAFACGGGATADGWTDACLTAAYPYLALENVGTAKLSRQNVLTGPEDSLQNEDIAMYFDLIWEGDDGFEIKNQMFYESYDNRNLNSYGFAQFHDSWVFEDKIVIANEFEFDGLTVNTQLSPSIRYTEYRHGDDFDYEFFHRVDLTQGYDARSDRLLALECDCGWADYNVGNYTDYGIAGLVDAEFDFGLGVLLGIRHDTIAAEAVSGRYSQGGSGDESDSGVSWNASVNYKTPFGVIPYVTFSEQTVVIAGQGADISGPDVAAKTFLTATEMREVGVKGDFLDGRLYAAVSYYEQERTDRNVQSTTVNQDIKTEGLEAEMRWSVSDSFLITAAYTNSKIVNETFLTDGTAFSFFGIDDMPNVTDPSLIYGGQPIGLVLIPDEDAAKRQGIPENMYSITGTYDFGNGFSVSGSAVNVEEVFSGQSRAVKLPGYTLVDLSASYEIDDWLFRVSVKNATDEEYFRANFTELFGSTIVLPEKPRSVQASVIYKF, from the coding sequence ATGTTGTCAGCGGCTGGTCTCGCCATGCTGGCCGCCATGCCAAATACGGCCTTGGCGCAGGAAGAAGAAGCCGAAGCGCGGCAGGAAACCGTGATTGTCACGGGCAGCCTTCGCGCCCTTCCGGTTGAAGATGTCGGTTCGGTTTTCGGTTTCGACAAAACGCTCACGGAAATTCCGCGCTCCGCGTCGACCATTTCATCCGACCAGATCGAACGTTTCGGCATTACCGACATTTACGGTCTCGTCGCGCAATCGCCAGGTACTTTCACCAACTCCTTCTTCGGTGTTGGTGGCGCGCTCGATATTCGTGGACAGGCCGGTGAGACCTATTTCCGTGGTGTCCGCCGCCTCGACAACCCGGGCAACTACGCAACGCCAATCGCGGCGGCTGACCGTATCGACATCGTGCGCGGCCCGGCCTCGCCGATCTACGGTCCGTCCAAGTCAGGCGGGTACATGAACTTCGTGCCGAAGTCCGCACGGATCGAGGGCGGCAAATACATGGCCGCACCTGAAGGCGAGATCACGTATACGGGCGGTAGCTGGGACAAGAGCGTGCTCAGCGGGACCATCACGGGGCCGGGCAACCTGTTTGGCCAAGCGTTCGGCTACAACCTCTATGCTGAGATCGAAGATTCCGGCAGCTACTACAACAACATCTCGACGCAGCAGACGATTCTGCAGGCCGCCTTCGATACGAACATTACTGAGAAGCTGCGGGCCGAGTTCGGCGTGATGTACCATGATTTCGAAGGGGCCCAGAATGGTGGCTGGAACCGCCTGAGCCAGGACCTTGTCGACAATGGAACCTATGTCACAGGCACCGCTCAGCCGCTCGACACGGATGGCGACGGTCAACTGTCTCAAGCCGAGTTCGACGCCGTGGGCGTATTCAACCCGTTCGGGGCGTTTGCGTGCGGTGGCGGGGCCACGGCCGATGGCTGGACCGATGCCTGCCTGACGGCGGCCTATCCCTATCTCGCCCTGGAGAATGTCGGGACAGCGAAACTCTCACGCCAGAATGTTCTCACCGGGCCTGAAGATTCGCTGCAAAACGAAGACATCGCCATGTACTTCGACCTGATCTGGGAAGGGGACGACGGCTTCGAGATCAAGAATCAGATGTTCTATGAGTCGTATGATAACCGGAACCTCAACTCCTACGGCTTCGCACAGTTTCACGACTCGTGGGTGTTTGAAGACAAGATCGTCATCGCAAATGAATTCGAGTTCGATGGTCTGACGGTGAATACGCAGCTGTCTCCGTCCATCCGCTACACGGAATACCGTCACGGCGACGATTTTGACTATGAGTTCTTCCATCGTGTCGATCTTACCCAAGGCTATGATGCGCGCTCAGATCGTCTTCTGGCGCTTGAGTGCGACTGTGGCTGGGCGGACTACAATGTCGGCAACTATACCGATTATGGTATCGCAGGCCTGGTCGATGCTGAATTCGACTTTGGTCTGGGCGTCTTGCTCGGTATTCGTCACGACACGATCGCCGCAGAAGCGGTTTCCGGTCGCTACAGCCAGGGTGGGTCCGGTGACGAGTCTGATAGCGGCGTTTCCTGGAATGCGTCGGTCAACTACAAGACCCCGTTTGGCGTCATTCCGTATGTGACCTTCTCAGAGCAGACAGTGGTTATCGCTGGACAGGGTGCTGACATTTCGGGTCCTGACGTTGCGGCGAAAACCTTCCTTACAGCGACAGAAATGAGAGAGGTCGGCGTTAAGGGCGATTTCCTTGATGGTCGTCTGTATGCTGCCGTTTCCTATTATGAGCAGGAGCGGACTGATCGGAACGTTCAGTCAACAACGGTCAATCAGGACATCAAGACCGAAGGCCTTGAGGCTGAGATGCGCTGGTCTGTCAGCGACAGCTTCCTCATCACGGCGGCCTACACCAATAGCAAAATCGTCAACGAAACCTTTTTGACTGACGGCACAGCGTTCAGCTTCTTTGGTATCGACGATATGCCGAACGTGACCGATCCGTCACTGATCTATGGCGGTCAGCCAATTGGCCTCGTCCTTATTCCGGATGAAGATGCTGCCAAGCGCCAGGGTATTCCTGAGAACATGTACTCGATCACCGGGACGTATGACTTCGGGAATGGTTTCTCGGTATCAGGCAGTGCTGTGAACGTGGAAGAAGTTTTCTCGGGTCAGTCTCGCGCCGTCAAACTGCCCGGTTATACGCTGGTTGATCTGTCTGCCTCCTATGAGATCGACGACTGGCTGTTCCGGGTCTCTGTGAAGAACGCAACGGATGAAGAGTACTTCCGCGCCAACTTCACTGAGCTGTTCGGTTCAACGATCGTGCTTCCTGAGAAGCCTCGGAGCGTGCAGGCATCCGTGATCTACAAGTTCTGA
- a CDS encoding adenosine deaminase has translation MKVATAPLSAEARTEALFERISDDPVLLRVFLRDMPKGGDLHNHASGTPYAEEYLDWAARRDFCIDEAEEAIVEPPCDGADQVSANGLMRSDPDLYSELVDALSVRDLISGVQSEQSGHKQFFSSFGKFFPIVREEPARTLASVKRLAADDRVSYVELMFNPGPIDSYFSQVVDPEWDENDLEAAFQRLAPEIEPLIQQSLAERRAVEDDANGLLGCEDDQPDAGCDVTVYYNTYGLRRFPNEQLFRQLALGFALIEADPKSVGISLVEPEDDPRSIENYDLHMRMIAFLSEKYPTAKVTLHAGELTLGLAPSSALRTHIRDAIMIAGSQRIGHGIDIAWEHQSRDTLDRMANEKIAVEINLVSNDVILGVRGAQHPLNLYLSSDVPVVLSTDDQGVLRTDMTEQYVRAALEHGLDYAALKQVARNSLEYAFVPGDSIWSEGEVGVISDACNSLSSAACDALAAESPKADLQRQLERDFTAFENDIAEWDIR, from the coding sequence ATGAAGGTTGCGACCGCCCCATTGAGCGCCGAAGCCCGGACAGAGGCGCTATTTGAGCGGATCTCAGACGATCCGGTTCTGCTGCGCGTTTTCCTACGCGACATGCCGAAGGGCGGGGACTTGCACAATCACGCGTCCGGAACACCGTATGCTGAGGAATATCTTGATTGGGCGGCGCGCCGGGACTTCTGCATCGATGAAGCGGAAGAAGCGATCGTCGAGCCGCCTTGTGACGGGGCGGACCAGGTGTCGGCGAATGGATTGATGCGCTCTGACCCCGACCTTTATTCAGAACTGGTCGATGCCTTGTCTGTCCGTGACCTGATAAGCGGCGTGCAGTCCGAACAGTCAGGCCACAAGCAGTTCTTTTCGAGCTTCGGAAAATTCTTTCCGATTGTGCGTGAAGAGCCGGCTCGAACGCTGGCATCGGTGAAGCGCCTCGCGGCCGATGACCGGGTGTCCTATGTCGAGCTGATGTTCAATCCGGGTCCGATCGACAGTTACTTCTCGCAAGTGGTGGACCCTGAATGGGATGAAAACGACCTGGAAGCGGCTTTCCAGCGTTTGGCGCCGGAAATTGAGCCTCTGATCCAGCAATCGCTAGCTGAAAGGCGAGCGGTCGAAGATGACGCAAATGGGCTTCTTGGTTGCGAAGATGACCAGCCGGACGCGGGATGTGACGTGACCGTCTATTACAACACTTACGGTCTTCGCCGTTTCCCGAATGAGCAGTTGTTCCGGCAGCTCGCGCTCGGCTTTGCCCTTATTGAAGCTGACCCGAAGTCCGTTGGTATTTCACTTGTCGAGCCTGAGGACGATCCGCGTTCGATTGAAAATTACGACCTCCACATGAGGATGATCGCTTTCCTGAGTGAGAAATATCCGACCGCAAAGGTCACCTTACATGCCGGTGAACTCACGCTGGGGCTTGCACCATCTTCCGCGCTTCGAACCCATATTCGTGACGCCATCATGATTGCGGGATCGCAGCGCATTGGACATGGCATCGACATCGCCTGGGAGCATCAGAGCCGCGATACGCTTGACCGCATGGCAAACGAAAAGATCGCGGTCGAAATCAACCTCGTCAGTAACGACGTCATTCTCGGCGTACGCGGCGCGCAGCATCCGCTAAACTTATATCTGTCGTCGGATGTGCCCGTTGTTCTGTCGACGGATGATCAGGGCGTTCTGCGGACTGATATGACGGAGCAGTATGTTCGCGCCGCACTGGAGCATGGGCTCGACTATGCAGCGCTCAAACAGGTCGCGCGTAACAGTCTGGAATACGCGTTTGTGCCAGGAGATAGCATTTGGAGCGAGGGAGAAGTTGGCGTCATCTCGGATGCGTGTAACTCGCTTTCATCCGCCGCATGCGATGCGCTGGCAGCGGAAAGTCCGAAAGCAGACCTTCAGCGCCAGCTTGAGCGTGACTTCACGGCCTTTGAAAACGACATCGCTGAATGGGATATCCGCTGA